The following proteins come from a genomic window of Saccharicrinis carchari:
- a CDS encoding AraC family transcriptional regulator produces MKGLDKQSTKERFIIDLERLGFRSAKVIGKYNYREMKKGLEMHRHNDMLEIVFLDKGSQYYYIEGKDYHMTGGNILLTFPGEEHGTKGFPEEKGQLFWLIIHIPRNEQKLLNLRSIETKLLVDRLLQLNKNRLFKVPHGVKNDIEKIFQIYNNNENDVYKKIKITNLLLSFLLNIIAYGEKSSKITISDTFANICTFICDNIKEEISLTHLADKANLSLSHFKHRFKKEIGTTPMDFIMKNKINTAKIMLPEQKSVSGVAYELNFSSPSYFATVFKKYTSKNPSDYI; encoded by the coding sequence ATGAAAGGGCTAGATAAGCAATCAACAAAAGAACGTTTTATAATTGATTTAGAACGCTTAGGTTTTCGGAGTGCAAAAGTAATCGGGAAGTACAATTATCGGGAAATGAAAAAAGGCCTGGAAATGCACAGACACAATGATATGCTTGAAATAGTCTTTCTTGACAAAGGTTCACAGTACTATTATATAGAAGGGAAGGATTACCATATGACGGGCGGAAATATTCTGCTAACGTTTCCCGGAGAAGAGCATGGAACCAAAGGTTTTCCGGAGGAAAAAGGCCAATTGTTTTGGTTGATTATCCATATTCCCCGAAATGAACAAAAATTACTTAACCTTAGAAGCATTGAAACCAAACTATTAGTGGATAGGCTGCTGCAATTAAATAAAAACCGTTTGTTTAAAGTGCCGCATGGGGTTAAAAATGATATTGAAAAAATATTTCAAATCTATAACAACAATGAGAACGATGTTTATAAAAAGATTAAAATAACAAACCTGTTGTTAAGCTTTTTATTAAATATTATAGCATACGGTGAGAAATCTTCAAAAATAACCATTAGTGATACCTTCGCCAATATATGTACGTTTATCTGCGACAATATAAAGGAAGAAATCAGTCTTACCCACCTTGCAGATAAAGCAAATCTTTCCCTCTCTCACTTTAAGCACCGGTTTAAAAAAGAAATAGGAACTACACCCATGGATTTCATTATGAAAAATAAAATTAATACTGCCAAAATAATGCTTCCCGAACAAAAATCAGTTTCAGGTGTCGCGTATGAATTAAATTTTAGCTCGCCATCGTACTTCGCTACTGTTTTTAAAAAATACACGAGCAAAAATCCTTCGGACTACATATAA
- a CDS encoding PorP/SprF family type IX secretion system membrane protein, which produces MLAFASLVYVVLFAQHRASPSGYMQTQYFINPAYSATSNTMAVNLMARKQWWGIEGAPTSYRLAAYSPINNTLMSVGGALSLEEYGVYKAYMAIISYAYLLKISPVTFLSLGINTNVHSHQIAFNELKLVNNNDPYFSNASESETQVNMASGAFLYSRKFYLGFSVSNLLEATKVLRSYEPDQMHQKRQFYMTMGYTFRPNQEIGIRPSFLSQYQKQDAYSLTGGVQLIYKDLFWVGAAYSKGGWMGSLINLKVQKDFWIAYAFDFAVGNNLINRSNHEIAISCNIYAFYKKNKKRAFGKRKIKKDKHKESMKSLRNF; this is translated from the coding sequence ATGTTAGCATTTGCCAGTCTGGTTTATGTAGTGCTATTTGCCCAGCATAGAGCCTCACCATCAGGGTACATGCAAACGCAATATTTTATAAATCCGGCGTATTCGGCAACTTCAAATACTATGGCTGTTAATTTAATGGCACGCAAGCAATGGTGGGGAATAGAGGGTGCGCCAACAAGTTACCGCTTGGCAGCCTATTCGCCCATCAATAACACGCTTATGTCGGTTGGTGGCGCCCTGAGTTTGGAGGAATATGGTGTTTATAAAGCGTATATGGCAATAATTAGCTATGCCTATTTATTAAAAATATCGCCTGTAACTTTTTTATCCCTCGGAATTAACACAAATGTGCACAGCCACCAAATAGCATTCAACGAACTAAAGCTGGTAAATAATAACGATCCTTATTTTTCAAATGCTTCCGAAAGCGAAACGCAAGTAAATATGGCAAGCGGGGCGTTTTTGTATTCGCGAAAATTTTATCTGGGTTTTTCCGTGTCAAACCTGCTGGAGGCTACTAAGGTGTTGCGAAGCTACGAACCAGATCAAATGCATCAAAAACGCCAATTTTACATGACAATGGGCTATACCTTTCGTCCTAATCAAGAGATAGGTATTCGACCTTCCTTTTTGAGCCAATACCAAAAACAGGATGCATACAGCCTAACCGGAGGTGTTCAACTAATTTATAAAGATTTATTTTGGGTGGGTGCAGCCTATAGCAAGGGTGGTTGGATGGGGAGCCTGATTAACCTAAAAGTACAAAAAGATTTTTGGATAGCTTATGCTTTTGACTTTGCGGTGGGCAACAACTTAATAAATCGAAGCAATCATGAAATTGCAATTTCGTGCAATATCTATGCTTTCTACAAAAAAAATAAAAAACGTGCCTTCGGTAAGCGAAAGATCAAAAAAGATAAACACAAAGAAAGTATGAAATCTCTGCGTAACTTCTAA
- a CDS encoding PorP/SprF family type IX secretion system membrane protein, with translation MKSLLAIFVLLGVFKVAEAQRYFVTNLYMYDIFLMNPAAAGIDKSCYNFGANYQNQWLGMDRAPTTQMLNFQGPLMQNMGMGTYMYNDRNGNMGQFGLHQSLSYEVVLKKSLRRVITMAFGLGVLLEQSRIDESNLNNHLGILDPAIGGGVTSGWGMNANSGVLFKLNDYQMGFSVSNMLGQLNPLYLNDGEPSLAMDFHLHLSSLYKVVNRDVYLEPLIMYRQNQNDDQRLDLTLKGTFPTPNPDYALWGVASYRRSMDHRLGKSLGLGTTLGVNYHSLSFGMEFQLGLTGAQLEYGSAYKLLVRYTICNNLKNKAIPCSEIRRNKRSRYDGLSW, from the coding sequence ATGAAAAGCCTCTTGGCCATATTTGTCCTGCTTGGGGTGTTTAAAGTTGCAGAAGCACAAAGGTATTTTGTTACAAATCTGTATATGTACGATATCTTTTTAATGAACCCCGCAGCTGCCGGCATCGATAAATCATGCTATAATTTTGGTGCGAACTATCAAAACCAGTGGCTGGGAATGGATAGGGCACCTACCACACAAATGTTAAACTTTCAAGGGCCCTTAATGCAAAACATGGGAATGGGCACCTATATGTATAACGATCGAAATGGAAATATGGGCCAATTTGGTTTGCATCAGTCTCTTTCGTACGAAGTAGTCCTCAAAAAATCTCTACGCAGGGTAATAACAATGGCGTTTGGATTAGGTGTATTGCTTGAGCAGTCCCGCATTGACGAAAGTAATTTAAACAACCATTTAGGCATTCTGGATCCGGCAATAGGAGGGGGTGTTACTTCGGGTTGGGGCATGAATGCCAATTCGGGAGTGTTGTTCAAACTCAACGATTACCAGATGGGCTTTTCTGTAAGTAACATGTTAGGGCAATTAAATCCACTCTACTTAAATGATGGGGAGCCGAGCCTGGCAATGGACTTTCACCTTCATCTTTCCTCCTTATACAAAGTAGTAAACAGAGATGTTTACCTGGAGCCATTGATTATGTACCGTCAAAACCAAAATGACGATCAACGACTGGATCTTACATTAAAAGGAACTTTTCCAACACCCAATCCCGATTATGCTTTATGGGGTGTGGCTTCATACAGAAGAAGCATGGACCATAGGCTGGGCAAGAGTCTGGGGCTTGGAACAACCCTGGGTGTTAATTATCACAGTTTAAGTTTTGGTATGGAGTTTCAGTTAGGATTAACCGGAGCACAACTTGAATATGGGAGTGCCTATAAATTACTTGTACGATACACTATATGTAATAATTTAAAAAACAAAGCCATCCCTTGTTCCGAGATACGCAGAAATAAAAGATCGAGATATGATGGTTTAAGTTGGTAA
- a CDS encoding right-handed parallel beta-helix repeat-containing protein, protein MTHVRFILIQLIFLISVSGFSEELKLTDFGVKPWSFQNASPAIAKALESVRGRENVVLKFPGGRIDLWPEAAVKKELYISNTTENDTLSKVKNLGICIEDFSNITLEGNNTLVVLHGKMVSFAVLNSRNVTIRNIRFDYEHPTMAELKIVEVSNDRTKLETHPDTKFEVHDGQLLFYGEGWGTRPMHTVIVKPAEDKVFRSSWAPFAQFKATKESFNTIAFDGDVSEAGFETGDILTIRNPYRDNCGGFINLSQNVVLENVKMHYIHGMGIVSQFSENITFKKVEVAPREESGRTIAAFADCFHFSGCKGLIEVDSCRTSGSHDDPMNVHGTHLKITKIEEKQLTLRFMHHQTYGFKAFFAGDSVAFVRPENLLVYDFGIVKRAHLISKREMVLEMVDSLPTDLKEDDCLENITWTPEVIVRNNHFERTSTRGLLVTTRRRVLIENNTFYRTGMHGILITNDCNFWYESGPVRDLTIRGNRFAQCPFKQGDRGYVISIQPETHNFPKGKYIHSNIRIEDNVFECAGSAVLFARSVNHLKFKNNDVNLKPFNPSENATVATFDLEHCRDVEIDNNRFTGFEGEKLNVKYMSKTEIKTGRRVFKQGF, encoded by the coding sequence ATGACACATGTTCGTTTTATTTTAATTCAGTTAATTTTTCTGATTTCTGTTTCAGGATTTTCAGAAGAACTTAAACTAACCGACTTTGGTGTTAAACCCTGGTCTTTTCAAAATGCCTCCCCTGCCATTGCTAAAGCACTTGAGTCAGTGAGAGGCCGGGAAAATGTGGTTCTGAAATTTCCCGGCGGGCGCATTGATCTGTGGCCTGAAGCTGCGGTGAAAAAGGAGCTCTATATTTCCAACACGACTGAAAACGATACCCTGTCAAAAGTAAAAAACCTGGGTATCTGCATCGAAGACTTTTCTAATATAACCCTTGAAGGAAATAATACCCTGGTTGTGTTGCATGGCAAAATGGTTTCATTTGCCGTTTTAAATAGCCGAAACGTTACCATCCGAAATATCCGATTCGACTACGAGCATCCTACCATGGCGGAATTAAAGATAGTTGAAGTCTCCAATGACCGGACAAAACTGGAGACCCACCCGGATACAAAATTTGAAGTACACGATGGGCAGTTACTGTTTTACGGTGAAGGGTGGGGGACCAGGCCGATGCACACGGTTATTGTAAAACCGGCAGAGGACAAAGTGTTTCGTAGTTCATGGGCACCTTTTGCTCAATTTAAGGCAACAAAGGAGTCATTTAACACCATTGCTTTTGATGGCGATGTTTCAGAAGCAGGTTTTGAAACTGGTGATATCCTTACTATTCGCAATCCATACCGCGACAATTGTGGCGGGTTTATCAACCTCAGCCAAAATGTTGTGCTTGAAAATGTGAAGATGCACTACATTCACGGGATGGGCATTGTGTCGCAGTTCTCCGAAAATATAACATTCAAGAAAGTGGAAGTGGCCCCCCGTGAAGAATCCGGGCGAACCATTGCAGCTTTTGCCGATTGTTTTCATTTCTCGGGCTGCAAAGGATTGATTGAAGTGGATAGCTGTCGCACTTCGGGTTCGCACGACGACCCGATGAACGTGCACGGCACCCATCTTAAAATTACAAAGATTGAAGAAAAGCAGCTCACACTCCGTTTTATGCACCATCAAACCTATGGATTCAAGGCCTTTTTTGCCGGTGATTCAGTGGCTTTCGTGAGACCGGAAAACTTATTGGTCTATGATTTTGGAATAGTGAAAAGAGCCCACCTTATCTCCAAACGCGAAATGGTGCTGGAAATGGTGGACAGCCTACCCACAGATTTAAAAGAAGACGATTGTCTCGAAAATATAACCTGGACGCCGGAGGTAATCGTACGTAACAATCATTTTGAACGGACCAGTACCCGCGGATTGCTGGTAACCACCCGGCGAAGAGTTTTAATAGAGAATAACACCTTCTACCGTACAGGGATGCACGGTATTTTAATTACCAACGATTGTAATTTTTGGTACGAATCCGGTCCGGTACGCGATTTAACCATTCGCGGGAACCGATTTGCGCAATGCCCTTTCAAACAAGGGGATAGAGGGTATGTTATTTCCATTCAACCCGAAACCCATAATTTTCCGAAAGGCAAATACATCCATTCCAATATCCGCATTGAGGATAATGTTTTTGAATGCGCCGGTAGCGCTGTATTGTTTGCCCGCTCGGTGAATCATTTGAAATTTAAGAATAACGACGTAAACTTAAAACCCTTCAATCCATCAGAGAATGCCACGGTTGCCACCTTTGATCTAGAACATTGCAGAGATGTAGAGATAGATAATAATCGGTTTACCGGATTTGAAGGGGAAAAATTGAACGTCAAATACATGTCAAAAACGGAAATCAAGACCGGGAGGAGAGTATTTAAGCAGGGTTTTTAG
- a CDS encoding T9SS type B sorting domain-containing protein: MKFPHQFALVFLCLLGVSLKAQTGTDFWFVAPDAIHAHGDEPLYFRITTFDKAASVTISMPADNGFKKIKKNIGKNELATIEVPRSSVENRPVDRVNNKGIRIESSANITVYYEIADDGNPDKFTLKGDNAMGTEFYVPSQNVYPNMAKYKGDANEKADIVATADNTVVTIVPTVDVTGHKKDIPFQITLNRGQSYCIEYRNISPSASMAGTYITSNKPIAVTISDDSINETDHPHDIIGDQLIPTSIIGSEYIAVKTNRDKNGAQKVFVLATEDDTYVFINNDNNLVRHLKRGELTGFDITDNAIYISATKPVYAYQVSGLANIKSKDNANELGSALLPCIECTGSSKVAFTRVFVRDFWVQILTQQKNVDSFVMYDNNKGSVDYVDNLQWVKVKGTDTGDPAETWFTAIANMNISTGTPYTIENTKGLFHLSILDENDPRTSVGSVSYGYFSSYGRMHIEGPSQECQGKEVVLSTSIDMNDYRWYSKSTGNTVLSTDKECRITRSDTYWVTAQMLHGGCVITDSLDVTFVMPDISLGNDTVVCPGEVVNYDLPAGYPSYVWSNAATGNSTSVTAGSGFSENLSVVVTDGYGCEAEDTVRVEAFATPVIRINKTVVCEGERVVNTTAFMRYQWEFKGKVINSDDSKNFIIPSESGTYTLTVWSANGCMQTRDIDITVNPLPNFTLADEWSCYNSAKRINGPVGDGYSYRWSSGEIAPYIDLASPADYALEITDANGCVAHDEARFDWYDPQVIDLGDDREECSGITLHIDGLTSHTDFVWKYKKTAVDDEVLLPIPMPENVYQIANAVEESSGIYKVEAIDENGCPVSDSIKVKFYRADPPVLKLERDLCDGEQIQIHASSGYDSYTWYRDGINLSIPSSQNSIEVSAHGKYQVEATYLGCVKRNDIDVTSYALPTVSITDDLTICKGDVALIRMDSFTSPDGSNFDYLIWNIDKKKYYDETSVLQITEEGIYSVTAFDEHGCSASDQVEVGVFSPTLIADEPPVEACENISVTLSNPVPNAQSYAWHKVESTGNVPGPSNAPWTVNQSGTYGIQLVDVNGCSSYAERVIKLLPVPSLDLGPDIGLCSGESAILKAPDVYAQYQWNGDPLLNSPGIRINNTGVYTLVVKNTEGCEAQDQVSVHLNPSPAFEVTDQEVCPGTNVILTAPANVSDFLWSTGETTRSISATKGTYWVSVKNSYGCTGADTASVKWHPVPKVNLGADTLICPVDYLYLDAGEGFASYLWHSGAATQKIKAQMQDTINLVQVQNEHGCYGFDTKTVRYMIRPDIVLCSDTSVCKKDTFDIDAGAGYISYLWNDGSSEQTMRIAEPGEYWVEVSDGCMIMRDTANVVYQENPIITRVDTSIYSRVAVWVEGGTKPYRYSINNNAYGSDNVFENLKAGDHTIEIEDFYGCKALATISLNNYFDVVVPPFFTPNNDGINDRWEIEGIDRYPDCIIKIFDRYGKLLKKYPASDPGWDGRYLGQPVPTDDYWYVIEVPGNTKVLKGHITLKR; the protein is encoded by the coding sequence ATGAAATTTCCGCATCAATTTGCATTGGTTTTTCTATGCCTGTTAGGTGTAAGTTTAAAGGCACAGACCGGTACAGACTTTTGGTTTGTAGCTCCAGATGCCATACACGCCCATGGCGATGAACCTTTGTATTTTAGGATTACCACCTTTGACAAGGCAGCATCAGTTACCATTTCGATGCCGGCAGACAATGGTTTTAAAAAAATAAAAAAAAATATTGGCAAAAATGAACTTGCTACTATTGAGGTGCCCAGGAGTAGTGTGGAAAACAGACCGGTGGACAGGGTTAATAACAAAGGAATACGCATAGAATCGTCGGCAAATATTACGGTATATTATGAGATTGCCGATGATGGCAACCCGGATAAGTTTACTTTAAAGGGTGATAATGCCATGGGAACAGAGTTTTATGTGCCTTCGCAGAATGTGTACCCCAACATGGCCAAATACAAAGGCGATGCAAATGAGAAAGCAGACATCGTAGCAACAGCAGACAATACGGTGGTGACTATTGTTCCAACAGTTGATGTTACCGGACATAAAAAGGATATTCCTTTTCAAATTACCCTTAACCGGGGACAAAGCTATTGCATTGAATACCGCAACATCAGTCCATCGGCTTCTATGGCTGGCACCTATATCACTTCCAACAAACCGATTGCCGTAACTATTTCCGACGATTCCATCAACGAAACGGATCACCCTCATGATATTATAGGCGATCAGTTAATTCCCACCTCTATAATCGGTTCTGAATACATTGCAGTGAAAACCAATAGGGATAAAAATGGTGCCCAAAAAGTATTTGTGCTGGCTACAGAAGATGATACTTATGTATTTATCAATAATGATAATAATTTGGTACGCCATCTTAAACGGGGAGAGCTGACCGGTTTTGATATAACGGACAATGCCATTTACATAAGTGCCACTAAGCCGGTATACGCCTACCAGGTATCCGGACTGGCAAATATAAAATCAAAAGATAATGCCAACGAGTTAGGTTCGGCACTTTTGCCTTGCATCGAATGTACGGGCTCGTCAAAGGTAGCTTTTACGCGGGTTTTTGTACGCGACTTTTGGGTGCAGATACTTACGCAACAAAAAAATGTAGACAGCTTTGTAATGTACGACAATAATAAAGGCAGTGTTGATTATGTTGATAACTTACAATGGGTTAAAGTGAAAGGAACAGATACAGGTGACCCCGCAGAAACGTGGTTTACCGCAATTGCTAATATGAATATTTCCACCGGAACTCCATATACAATTGAAAATACCAAAGGACTTTTTCATTTGAGTATTCTGGACGAGAATGACCCAAGAACCTCTGTTGGCAGTGTGAGCTACGGTTATTTTTCGTCCTATGGCCGAATGCATATCGAAGGTCCTTCACAGGAGTGCCAGGGTAAAGAGGTTGTGTTGTCTACCAGTATAGATATGAATGATTACCGTTGGTATTCTAAATCAACAGGCAATACCGTCCTATCAACGGATAAAGAATGCAGAATTACCCGTTCTGATACCTACTGGGTAACAGCTCAAATGTTGCATGGAGGTTGTGTTATTACAGATAGTCTGGATGTTACCTTTGTAATGCCCGATATTTCCCTGGGCAATGATACTGTTGTTTGTCCCGGAGAAGTAGTTAATTACGATTTGCCAGCGGGTTACCCAAGTTACGTATGGAGTAATGCTGCTACGGGTAACAGCACATCGGTTACAGCAGGATCAGGTTTTTCGGAAAATCTTTCTGTAGTAGTAACCGATGGATATGGGTGTGAAGCCGAAGATACGGTTCGTGTTGAGGCATTTGCAACACCAGTCATCCGTATTAACAAAACGGTAGTTTGTGAAGGGGAGCGTGTGGTAAACACTACCGCTTTTATGCGTTATCAATGGGAGTTTAAGGGTAAAGTAATTAATTCTGACGACAGTAAAAACTTTATTATACCAAGCGAATCCGGAACATATACCTTAACGGTTTGGAGCGCAAATGGGTGCATGCAAACCCGTGATATTGATATTACCGTAAACCCATTACCCAATTTTACCTTAGCAGATGAGTGGTCGTGTTATAATAGTGCTAAACGTATTAACGGGCCGGTGGGTGATGGATATTCATACCGCTGGAGTTCCGGAGAAATAGCACCGTACATTGACTTGGCAAGTCCTGCGGATTATGCGCTGGAAATAACCGATGCCAATGGTTGTGTAGCCCACGATGAGGCACGTTTCGATTGGTACGATCCCCAGGTAATCGATTTAGGTGATGATAGGGAGGAGTGTTCCGGAATTACTTTGCATATTGATGGCTTAACATCGCATACTGATTTTGTGTGGAAGTATAAAAAAACGGCTGTGGATGATGAAGTATTACTCCCAATACCTATGCCTGAAAATGTTTACCAAATTGCAAATGCCGTCGAAGAAAGTTCAGGCATTTATAAGGTTGAAGCCATAGATGAAAATGGCTGTCCCGTTTCCGACTCAATAAAAGTAAAATTCTACCGTGCCGATCCGCCAGTACTTAAATTGGAAAGAGATTTATGTGATGGGGAGCAAATACAGATTCACGCATCGAGCGGATACGATTCCTATACCTGGTATCGTGATGGTATTAATTTATCAATACCGTCCTCTCAAAATTCAATAGAAGTGTCGGCTCATGGTAAATATCAAGTTGAGGCCACTTATTTAGGATGTGTTAAAAGAAACGATATTGACGTTACCTCTTACGCTCTTCCGACGGTTTCAATTACCGATGACCTCACTATTTGTAAGGGGGATGTAGCCTTAATACGGATGGATTCTTTTACTTCGCCCGATGGTTCCAATTTTGATTATTTAATTTGGAACATAGATAAGAAAAAGTATTACGATGAAACATCGGTTTTACAGATAACAGAGGAAGGGATTTATTCTGTAACCGCCTTTGATGAGCACGGCTGTTCTGCAAGCGACCAGGTTGAAGTAGGTGTGTTTTCACCAACCCTTATAGCGGATGAACCCCCGGTAGAAGCTTGTGAGAATATTTCTGTAACTCTAAGCAATCCCGTGCCCAATGCACAGTCGTATGCCTGGCATAAAGTGGAGTCGACTGGCAATGTGCCCGGACCAAGCAATGCTCCCTGGACAGTAAATCAATCGGGCACTTATGGCATTCAGCTGGTGGATGTAAACGGCTGCTCCAGCTATGCCGAAAGGGTGATAAAACTTTTACCTGTACCCAGTTTAGACCTTGGCCCGGATATCGGCTTGTGCAGTGGTGAATCGGCTATATTAAAGGCGCCAGACGTCTATGCCCAATACCAATGGAACGGCGATCCTTTATTAAATTCTCCCGGCATTCGTATTAATAATACCGGAGTATATACGCTGGTGGTAAAAAATACCGAAGGTTGCGAGGCGCAAGATCAGGTAAGTGTACACCTTAATCCATCACCCGCATTTGAGGTGACTGACCAGGAAGTATGCCCGGGTACAAATGTAATATTAACAGCGCCGGCTAATGTTTCGGATTTTCTGTGGTCAACAGGCGAAACCACCCGAAGCATTTCTGCTACAAAAGGAACTTATTGGGTAAGTGTAAAAAACAGCTATGGATGCACAGGTGCAGATACGGCAAGCGTAAAATGGCATCCCGTACCTAAAGTAAATTTAGGTGCAGATACGCTTATTTGCCCGGTAGATTATTTGTATTTGGATGCGGGTGAGGGTTTTGCTTCTTATTTATGGCACAGTGGTGCTGCTACACAAAAAATTAAGGCGCAAATGCAGGATACCATCAATCTGGTTCAGGTTCAAAATGAACACGGCTGCTATGGCTTTGATACCAAAACAGTCCGGTATATGATCCGACCCGACATTGTACTCTGTTCAGACACTTCGGTATGCAAAAAAGATACTTTTGATATTGATGCAGGGGCGGGTTACATAAGTTACCTGTGGAATGATGGAAGCAGTGAGCAAACGATGCGTATTGCCGAACCGGGAGAGTATTGGGTAGAGGTGTCGGATGGTTGTATGATAATGAGGGACACGGCCAATGTTGTTTACCAGGAAAATCCCATCATTACACGTGTTGATACAAGTATTTATTCGCGTGTGGCAGTATGGGTAGAAGGAGGTACGAAACCTTATCGATACAGCATCAATAACAATGCATATGGATCGGACAATGTATTCGAAAACCTAAAAGCAGGAGATCATACTATTGAAATAGAGGACTTCTATGGTTGTAAGGCGCTGGCAACAATATCATTAAATAATTATTTTGATGTTGTTGTACCACCGTTTTTTACACCCAATAATGATGGGATAAACGACAGATGGGAGATAGAAGGTATTGACAGGTATCCGGATTGCATTATAAAAATATTCGACAGATACGGAAAGCTCTTAAAAAAATACCCGGCCTCGGATCCCGGCTGGGACGGACGCTACCTGGGCCAGCCGGTACCAACCGATGATTACTGGTACGTTATTGAGGTGCCTGGCAATACAAAAGTGTTAAAGGGGCATATCACCTTAAAACGCTAA
- a CDS encoding T9SS type B sorting domain-containing protein, which translates to MKVQKCIKISLIFLAACVYVQGLYAVSSGMGAGKDQVRAYADYTLVKEGHSVIINVLHNDQGIGQGISALQITIQPQRGNAEVVDGIAIKYTSIHGDIGSDELTYRVCAKNGTCDEAKVRIDISDYDFKPVAHNDSLVLNPRDIAAVNVLANDSGLFDTPIELKIVQDVNNGYSQLNDDGWVRTTFNTAYNGPDSLLYGISDKEGDYAQAWVMYRVNSGVEDKIFIPQGISPNGDGLNDKFTIPDLEGERMQIKVFDVFGGMVFSENNYRNNWDAIGNRGKYAGKLCDNGTYYYVLKLPEVSKEYAGFIYINK; encoded by the coding sequence ATGAAAGTACAAAAATGCATTAAAATATCCCTTATTTTTTTGGCTGCATGTGTATATGTGCAAGGTTTGTATGCCGTTTCGTCAGGTATGGGAGCCGGTAAGGACCAGGTGCGTGCCTATGCCGATTATACTTTAGTAAAAGAAGGTCATTCAGTAATTATAAATGTACTGCACAACGATCAGGGAATTGGGCAAGGGATAAGCGCTTTGCAAATAACCATTCAACCCCAAAGAGGCAATGCCGAGGTGGTGGATGGCATTGCAATAAAGTACACATCTATTCATGGTGATATAGGGTCTGATGAATTAACCTATCGCGTATGTGCAAAAAATGGAACTTGTGACGAAGCAAAAGTACGTATCGATATTTCAGATTATGATTTTAAGCCGGTTGCCCATAACGATTCACTTGTTCTGAACCCCCGTGATATTGCAGCTGTAAATGTATTGGCTAACGACAGTGGTTTATTTGATACCCCCATTGAACTGAAAATAGTGCAAGATGTTAACAATGGCTATAGCCAGCTTAATGACGACGGTTGGGTGAGAACCACTTTCAACACTGCTTACAATGGGCCGGACTCTTTGCTATATGGGATATCCGACAAAGAAGGGGACTATGCACAGGCATGGGTGATGTACCGGGTAAATTCAGGTGTGGAGGATAAAATTTTTATTCCTCAAGGGATTTCTCCAAATGGAGATGGTTTAAACGATAAATTTACCATCCCTGATTTGGAAGGTGAGCGCATGCAAATTAAAGTTTTTGATGTGTTTGGTGGCATGGTGTTTTCCGAAAATAATTATCGTAACAATTGGGATGCGATAGGCAATAGGGGGAAATATGCAGGCAAGTTGTGCGATAACGGCACCTATTACTATGTTTTAAAGCTGCCTGAAGTAAGTAAGGAGTATGCCGGCTTTATTTATATCAACAAATAG